In [Leptolyngbya] sp. PCC 7376, a genomic segment contains:
- a CDS encoding nucleotidyltransferase — protein sequence MLIDSFLYSAMPDFLVEFINEPSLFEIFKLRYFLKGLFQRNIDLGLEEALREHLREPALKDTIHAF from the coding sequence ATGCTCATAGATTCATTCCTCTATTCTGCAATGCCCGATTTTTTAGTTGAATTTATCAATGAACCTTCCTTATTTGAAATATTTAAGCTGCGTTATTTCCTCAAAGGCTTATTTCAACGCAATATCGATTTAGGTTTAGAAGAGGCACTAAGAGAGCATTTACGAGAACCAGCTTTAAAAGATACGATTCATGCATTCTAG
- a CDS encoding Uma2 family endonuclease yields the protein MVVTTTVQKNLSLNDFLAMPETKPASEYIDGIITQKPMPKGKHSRIQSRLAREIDLFAEDKKIALALTELRCTFAERSLVPDIAVIRWENLPKDEDGEIADRFERHPDWTIEILSPDQSAIIVMEKIIFCLEQGTELGWLIDPQAKSISVFQPSGLPQIYSIERRPKESIMMVDGFEDWQLSITDIFDWLKI from the coding sequence ATGGTTGTAACGACAACGGTACAGAAAAATCTGAGTCTGAATGATTTTTTGGCAATGCCAGAAACTAAGCCTGCCAGTGAATATATTGATGGAATTATCACCCAAAAACCGATGCCTAAAGGGAAACATAGTCGTATCCAAAGTCGTTTGGCACGGGAAATTGATTTATTTGCAGAGGACAAAAAAATTGCTCTTGCTCTGACGGAACTACGTTGTACATTCGCTGAGCGCTCCCTAGTGCCAGATATTGCAGTCATTCGTTGGGAAAATTTACCTAAAGATGAAGATGGGGAAATTGCAGATCGTTTTGAACGTCACCCTGATTGGACGATTGAGATTTTATCGCCAGATCAATCTGCCATAATAGTGATGGAAAAAATCATTTTCTGTTTAGAGCAAGGCACAGAATTGGGATGGTTAATTGATCCTCAAGCAAAGTCGATTTCGGTATTTCAACCATCAGGTCTACCTCAAATTTATTCAATAGAAAGAAGACCAAAAGAATCGATAATGATGGTCGATGGCTTTGAAGATTGGCAGCTATCTATTACTGATATATTCGATTGGTTAAAAATCTAA
- a CDS encoding phage integrase — protein MDLGQVNSHLKSLQLGVAVEKQGQRLCLRATLPPRPDSKQKFPFQQRISLGINANQIGLRRAQEEAIKLGELISSGKFDWSLYPRITCYTCAAWCERFKKDYFQSRPDRPSTHTTYRTSYDQIFRKLPAQSKLSAKVLKDTLLIIPAGTRQRQKATMALSKLAEFAGLNCDLKRYKGDYGSKSLNPRILPMDKAIAKKISILPNPSWRWVYCMLATYGLRPHEIFFVDFEEDGIIWLREGKTGPRHVSPLYPEWVELFELEADLCPPQNKRKSEQSGSTSKSGSPDYDALGHRVTTQFLRYGVGFPPYHLRHCYARRSKEFGVKPVDAAKLMGHSLDVHFRIYHHWYTKDDVVRVNESIRLNEARPKPPMID, from the coding sequence ATGGATCTCGGACAGGTTAATAGTCATTTAAAGTCTCTTCAGCTCGGCGTTGCCGTTGAGAAGCAGGGACAAAGGTTATGTTTGCGTGCAACTCTTCCTCCCAGACCTGACTCAAAACAAAAGTTTCCTTTTCAACAACGCATCTCTCTCGGTATTAATGCGAATCAGATTGGCTTAAGACGAGCACAGGAAGAAGCAATTAAATTAGGTGAGTTGATTTCTAGTGGCAAGTTCGACTGGTCACTTTATCCAAGGATTACTTGTTATACATGCGCTGCATGGTGTGAGCGTTTCAAAAAAGACTATTTTCAAAGTCGTCCAGATCGGCCCTCAACTCATACGACTTACCGCACTAGTTACGACCAGATCTTTCGTAAGTTGCCAGCTCAAAGCAAGTTATCAGCCAAGGTCTTAAAGGACACTCTATTGATTATTCCAGCAGGGACGAGACAACGGCAAAAAGCAACGATGGCTTTGTCTAAGTTGGCAGAGTTTGCAGGTCTAAATTGTGATCTAAAGCGCTACAAAGGCGACTATGGCAGTAAGAGTTTGAATCCTCGTATTTTGCCCATGGACAAGGCGATTGCGAAGAAAATCAGTATCTTGCCTAATCCTTCTTGGCGTTGGGTTTATTGCATGTTGGCAACTTACGGTTTGAGACCCCATGAAATCTTCTTTGTTGATTTTGAGGAGGATGGCATTATCTGGCTCCGTGAAGGGAAAACAGGGCCAAGACATGTATCGCCACTTTATCCAGAATGGGTGGAGCTTTTCGAGCTGGAAGCGGATTTATGTCCACCACAAAATAAGAGAAAATCTGAACAGAGTGGGAGCACATCTAAGTCAGGTTCACCCGATTATGATGCGCTTGGACATCGAGTAACGACACAGTTTCTGCGTTACGGAGTGGGTTTTCCTCCTTATCATCTGCGTCATTGTTATGCACGGCGTTCAAAGGAGTTTGGTGTGAAGCCTGTGGATGCGGCAAAGTTGATGGGTCACAGTCTAGATGTGCATTTCAGGATTTATCACCATTGGTATACGAAGGATGATGTGGTGCGGGTTAATGAGAGTATTCGACTTAATGAGGCGAGACCGAAACCACCCATGATTGACTAA
- a CDS encoding IS6 family transposase, whose translation MDCPHCDSTRFSVLQRKTNLGYDRFQCKTCHRTYNERTATPFNFIEVPTDIVFEVLFCRIRYKLSYRDVAEFYLLRGFQFSHETVRDWEERFLPYFTEHIREKRRGKIGQVWFVDETYVQVSGRWCYLYRGIDQDGNLVDVRLSDKRDMAGTKAFFEMAREISGESPEQVFTDGLKSYPRAIDEELGKEVEHQVIGCQGNPVEQSHRGQKDRYYPTLGFGALESAQRFCQAFDEVNNVLRPRRQMGEVVSSSERRDRFLQRIEALHSIFNAA comes from the coding sequence ATGGACTGCCCTCATTGTGACTCGACAAGATTTTCAGTCCTACAACGAAAGACTAACCTTGGTTACGATCGCTTTCAGTGTAAAACTTGCCATCGCACCTATAACGAGCGCACTGCAACACCTTTCAATTTCATTGAAGTGCCTACAGACATCGTCTTTGAAGTTCTATTCTGTCGAATCAGATATAAACTCAGCTATCGCGATGTCGCTGAATTCTATTTGCTTCGTGGATTTCAATTCAGCCATGAAACTGTTCGGGACTGGGAGGAGCGTTTCCTGCCTTATTTCACCGAACACATTCGAGAAAAACGACGAGGAAAAATAGGGCAAGTCTGGTTTGTTGATGAAACTTATGTCCAAGTTTCTGGGCGATGGTGCTATCTATACCGTGGCATTGATCAAGATGGCAATCTTGTGGATGTGAGGCTCTCTGATAAACGGGACATGGCAGGGACTAAAGCCTTTTTTGAAATGGCCAGAGAGATATCAGGGGAAAGTCCCGAGCAAGTCTTTACTGATGGTCTTAAGTCATACCCCAGAGCCATTGATGAAGAATTAGGAAAAGAGGTGGAGCATCAAGTGATTGGCTGTCAGGGTAATCCAGTGGAGCAAAGTCATCGTGGCCAGAAAGACCGATATTATCCGACTCTTGGATTTGGAGCCTTGGAATCAGCCCAGAGATTCTGTCAGGCTTTTGATGAGGTGAATAATGTTCTGAGACCTCGTCGTCAAATGGGAGAAGTAGTGTCTTCGTCTGAACGAAGAGATAGGTTTCTCCAAAGAATCGAAGCATTACACAGCATTTTCAATGCCGCTTAA
- a CDS encoding TonB-dependent siderophore receptor, with translation MPDPNNFLFSVASGEQRSRGIELDVIGRVSDGFNIVANYAYIDGEITEDNADAGGNSDKGNKLFNVPEHNANLWATYEIQKGPLTGLTIGGGVNVVSERFGDNANSFLLDGYVLANALIAYEKDDWRAALNFRNLFDVDYIEGTGNSRNSEINPGEGFTVIGSLSVEF, from the coding sequence GTGCCTGATCCAAACAACTTTCTTTTTTCTGTAGCTTCAGGAGAACAGCGATCGCGGGGTATTGAGTTGGATGTCATTGGTAGAGTGAGTGATGGCTTTAATATTGTGGCGAATTACGCCTATATTGACGGCGAAATCACAGAAGATAACGCAGATGCCGGAGGAAACAGCGATAAAGGCAACAAACTGTTTAATGTGCCAGAACACAACGCTAACCTCTGGGCTACATATGAGATCCAAAAGGGTCCTCTTACTGGTTTAACAATTGGGGGAGGAGTAAATGTGGTCAGCGAGCGTTTTGGCGACAATGCTAATTCTTTCCTACTCGATGGCTATGTTTTAGCTAATGCCCTAATTGCCTATGAAAAGGATGATTGGCGAGCAGCTTTAAATTTCCGCAACCTTTTTGATGTTGACTACATTGAAGGAACTGGGAACAGCCGAAATAGTGAAATTAATCCAGGTGAAGGATTTACTGTTATTGGCTCACTATCTGTAGAGTTTTAA
- a CDS encoding XisH family protein: MPARDYYHETVCKALEKDGWQITHDPYRLKLTRRRNLYIDLGAEQLIAAEKDIQKIAIEVKSFRSASEMKDLEEAVGQFVLYERLLKRYEPDRKLYLAVSDDVQQSIFEEEAGQVLLEDQIIRLVTFNINQEAITRWIT, encoded by the coding sequence ATGCCAGCCCGCGATTACTACCATGAAACAGTCTGCAAAGCACTAGAGAAAGACGGCTGGCAAATTACTCATGACCCTTACCGTCTTAAGCTTACCCGTCGAAGGAATCTATACATTGACCTAGGCGCAGAACAACTCATTGCCGCAGAAAAAGATATTCAGAAAATTGCTATCGAAGTCAAAAGTTTCCGCAGTGCCTCCGAGATGAAGGATTTAGAAGAAGCTGTGGGTCAGTTTGTTTTATACGAAAGATTGCTCAAACGCTATGAACCAGATCGTAAACTGTATTTAGCCGTATCAGACGACGTACAACAATCTATTTTCGAAGAAGAGGCCGGACAAGTACTACTGGAAGACCAAATCATTCGCTTAGTTACCTTCAATATTAATCAAGAGGCAATTACCCGATGGATAACTTAA
- a CDS encoding XisI protein: MDNLKQLKQAAIQVLQDYYDFLGQDPDSELQLIIDENNNHYLLLETGWYKNQRIYGSLIHIDLLKGKIWIQNDSTEEGIANELVKLGIPPEQIVLAFKSIERRKITDFAVA; the protein is encoded by the coding sequence ATGGATAACTTAAAACAACTAAAGCAAGCCGCTATCCAGGTACTACAGGACTATTACGACTTTCTCGGTCAAGACCCAGATAGTGAACTACAACTAATCATCGACGAGAACAATAATCACTATCTACTATTAGAAACTGGGTGGTATAAAAATCAACGCATCTATGGAAGCTTAATTCATATTGATCTACTCAAAGGAAAAATTTGGATTCAGAACGACAGTACTGAAGAGGGTATAGCCAACGAACTCGTCAAACTTGGTATCCCTCCAGAACAAATTGTTTTAGCTTTTAAAAGCATCGAGCGTAGAAAAATTACGGATTTTGCTGTGGCATAA
- a CDS encoding IS6 family transposase: protein MDCPHCDSTRFSVLQRKTNLGYDRFQCKTCHRTYNERTATPFNFIEVPTDIVFEVLFCRIRYKLSYRDVAEFYLLRGFQFSHETVRDWEERFLPYFTEHIREKRRGKIGQVWFVDETYVKVSGRWCYLYRGIDQDGNLVDVRLSDKRDMAGTKAFFEMAREISGESPEQVFTDGLKSYPRAIDEELGKEVEHQVIGCQGNPVEQSHRGQKDRYYPTLGFGALESAQRFCQAFDEVNNVLRPRRQMGEVVSSSERRDRFLQRIEALHSIFNAA from the coding sequence ATGGACTGCCCTCATTGTGACTCGACAAGATTTTCAGTCCTACAACGAAAGACTAACCTTGGTTACGATCGCTTTCAGTGTAAAACTTGCCATCGCACCTATAACGAGCGCACTGCAACACCTTTCAATTTCATTGAAGTGCCTACAGACATCGTCTTTGAAGTTCTATTCTGTCGAATCAGATATAAACTCAGCTATCGCGATGTCGCTGAATTCTATTTGCTTCGTGGATTTCAATTCAGCCATGAAACTGTTCGGGACTGGGAGGAGCGTTTCCTGCCTTATTTCACCGAACACATTCGAGAAAAACGACGAGGAAAAATAGGGCAAGTCTGGTTTGTTGATGAAACTTATGTCAAAGTTTCTGGGCGATGGTGCTATCTATACCGTGGCATTGATCAAGATGGCAATCTTGTGGATGTGAGGCTCTCTGATAAACGGGACATGGCAGGGACTAAAGCCTTTTTTGAAATGGCCAGAGAGATATCAGGGGAAAGTCCCGAGCAAGTCTTTACTGATGGTCTTAAGTCATACCCCAGAGCCATTGATGAAGAATTAGGAAAAGAGGTGGAGCATCAAGTGATTGGCTGTCAGGGTAATCCAGTGGAACAAAGTCATCGTGGCCAGAAAGACCGATATTATCCGACTCTTGGATTTGGAGCCTTGGAATCAGCCCAGAGATTCTGTCAGGCTTTTGATGAGGTGAATAATGTTCTGAGACCTCGTCGTCAAATGGGAGAAGTAGTGTCTTCGTCTGAACGAAGAGATAGGTTTCTCCAAAGAATCGAAGCATTACACAGCATTTTCAATGCCGCTTAA